TTGATCCTAGAGCAGCGGATTTTGACGCTAACTCAGACAACTTTCCACCGAAATCATCAATACTCTCTGTTTCTTTCATCCTTAAACGATCAAAATCCGACATTAGCGTTTGAAGCCTAGCTTCCTTCACACGCTCTGCTCCCACGTGCCTTGTCTTAATAGCATCCCATGCTTGTTTTGCTACGTCGAACTCTCCGACTTGCATTATAAGGCTTTCCGGTATTGATTGGAACAGCAGAGCCAGCGCTAAGTTGTTCTTCTCGGTGTTAGGAGCTTCTGTCTCTACTGCTTTCCAAGATTTATGCACTTTAAGAAGTATCTTCATCCTTACGGCCCATACCGTATAATTCGTCGCAGTAAGCATCGGACATTGTATTGAAGACGTTCCTCCTCCCTTAGGTTTCTCTACTGCCGCAACTATATCTCCCATGATTGAATCGagtagctctgataccaaatctaGTATCCAAGTCACACGATCACCAATGTAtgtaacacaatatataagaactCTTCTTATTAATCTCTTGAGGAAACTCACTCAAAACCTCAAGCTCTCAACTCTCACAACTAGATCATCTCATGATCtctcatataaatatatatctctaattatcctaaactcattaggactTATTAATTATAAGTTTCCTAAActcttatagataaacacaACACAAATAGGAAACTTATAACTTAAGCTATCTTCAAGCTTATCCAACAGATTCTGGATTTTTTCCTGTTATtagttttcttgtttcttggttTAGAAGTTTTCCTTTGGTCACTGGCATCTCTGTAATTAACAGCAACTTTGAAAGCTTCGAAAACCTTCTAGAACTGTCAAGCGAAACCTTAACCTGTTTGTTCTGTATTACTTATTCTTCTTTGGGCTCACACCTTGtttgtaccaaaaaaaaatggagttgGAATTGTAAACCGGAATTTTGCACAAAACCGAGTTGAGTTTTTATCGGTTACTGCAATATGTTAGAGTGAGGACAAATGTTGGGCTACGTAAAAGATGCCAAACTACGATTTGGAGATTCTTTTTCGTTTTCTCCCCTTAAATCTTTAATAAGGATTCCAAGAGAGTGACATCTAAACAGAAGCATACTCGAGAAGTGTATAAAAGTATAACTGCTCTCTCTTGAACGAGAAGAAACACAAGGTCAAGCAAGGATATGGCTTTGATCAACAAGATCCTTAACATCTTTCTTCCTATTGTCACGTTTTCGCTTCTTGTAGTGTTCATGCCAATTTCAATATTATTCAGTCTCTTTGGCTTCATAAGGAATAGCAAAGAGTCCGACAAAGTCAATGGAAAAGTCGTCATCATCACCGGATCTTCCTCAGGAATTGGTGAGGTTAGTGAGTTCTTACCCGTGTTTTCAAAGTCAATGATCAAAAGCTTTGGCCAATggttaaagaaaataaacatttataaattttataattttataattgtaaAGCACCTTGCATATGAGTATGCGCGTAGAGGAGCATTCTTGACGTTAGTAGCTCGGAGAGAGGATCGTCTCCGACTTGTGGCTAATCGGTGTCGGAGGCTTGGATCACCCGACGTTGCCGTAGTACGTGGTGATGTCTCAGTCATTGAAGACTGTAAACGttttatcgaagaaaccatCTCTCGTTTTGGAAGACGTGagttgtttttgtgttttgacaacagatattttttttctttttaagatcaaacaaaataaatcttGTCACCATTGTGGTGGTGGTTGCAGTGGATCACCTGGTGAACAATGCGGGAATTGCGGAGGCCAAGTTTTTCGAAGACTATTTACAAATCTCTGATGTTCTTCCCATTATGGTAAACTAAGAAACAATGAACCAATCAAATCAATAATCAATAATAGATAGTACTTTAGAAGTGATTATAGTTTAGAAACCTAATTGATAGAAATTATTTTCTACAACTGATTTAATCTAGCTACATTTTACCagttaaaattatggaaaatcaaaataatccaTAAGAAATCTCAGTGAACGTTTACATACCATTGCTGTCAATAACAATTTGCAGAATACTAACTTTTGGGGACCAGTTTACACGACACATTTCGCTATACCACATTTAAAGAAAACCAAAGGAAAGATAGTGGCGGTCGCGTCGCCTGCTGGATGGTCTGGAGTGCCAAGAATGAGTATCTATGCTGTAACTTCTTGTTCCTCACTTGTTTTTtctgttctttttttgttaattgtatATTTCCTCTATATTAAATGTGAGACAGTGTAACATTTGATTCAGGCAAGCAAAGCAGCTATGATAAACTTCTACGAGACTATTAGAATCGAGCTTGGTCCGGAAATTGGTGTGACAATCGTGTTTCCAGGTCTAGTTGAAAACGGAAATACCAATCCGGATCTTTTGGCTGAGGTATAATACTATCATCATATTTCATTTGTGTTTGTCCGATCTTTTATGACATGGTCTCATTGCAGAAACAAGACTGGTCGCAAGTTGTTGCTATCGAGTCAGCAACTGAATGTGCCAAGGCGGTTGTCAATGGAATCTGCAGGGGGAAGACCTTTCTGGCAGAGCCGTCGTGGGTCCGCGTTCTCTTCTGGCTTAGTATTCTCTGCCCTGAGCTGTTAATCTCTAAGCCTAAAAGAAACTGACCACTTGTTTTGTAAAACAGTTAAAGATATTGGTCTAATTAAAATTTACTTGGCATTCTGTTTTTTCGGTTCAGTTTAATGATcatttacttttattaattgagaaacatttggAAAGAATAACCTTTGTTTTGTACTTTATTTACAATACTGTCATTTTACTTTGGTGTTAAGCTCACAATCCTTTTCAGCCAAGTTATTtgaatttatactattaaagcaaattatactattaaagcaaaatCTCTATTAGAATTCTGCCTTTAGTTTTCTTTCATAATTACAATCTTATGTCATTCCTTaattttagaatctttttaataaatttatcaatatattcGACCAATCAAAAAACATGATTTATTGTTTAATCACGGCAACAACATTTACTATACTAATGGCATAAAATCAAGCGATCCTATATAgtcttcttctttcctttttttaaagggattaccttcttctttctccttatTCATTTGTTTGCTCTTACTCCACAAAATATGTATAAACGGTTCACAACTGATACAGATGTAAAAACAATGcaataattaataacaaaagaaaCTTGAATTGGTAACATGTATGTACACGATATTTGTAGTTTAATGAGCTTCTTAATCATGATTCTTATATATACCATGAACACATGTTGTTCTACAATAATTCAGAACAAAACCTTTAAATTTTGACCATTTACGTCAATATTTATCTCAAACAATGATTTACATTACGAAAATTTTAGAACTAATACTTCATATAtgctaatttattaaaaaaattgcatataaataaaatctcCATAAATTTAGGAATTCATTAACAAATAGATAACAAATGTTATTTTGAAGAAAGTCGAAGAtatatcaataatttttcaaaataatatactttcatatttttgattactcatttttttccgagattttGTTTATAGGTTTTGGAATGAACCCCAAAACGTAATATAGTATCTAACTATGCagacaattttttaatttaaattacttaattttaacagattattttatttattaaattatattaatatatttgcacttaataaaaataaaatattaaaattagctgattatttttatttagttataatgTTATGCGATGAATCAAGTTGTGTTTGATGTTTctacattttcatattttgtggTTACTctattaaatatgtaaaatacaaTGGGTTGAACAAAAACATTatcagttttataatattattataaaaaactaACCAATGTAAAACGGGTTAAAATATATCGTAATTTTCTTCCCTCTGATGTCATAAAATAAGTTGGAACCTACCAAGAATATAAGTAGAGCTTTgtagtatatattttgaattactTTTCACAAACACAAATGGATGTCACAAAATAAAGTTGCACCTTCTATTCATACATTTAACATAGAAGACTAAATTGTACTGTTTtagcaaaattaaaattttaattttaataaaatatttttcatataaatttcagttatttaaattaaaatagtataaagGGTGGACATAATTCTTTCCTATCCCAACAAATTTAGCATaccttaaaaacaaataaaataagttttataacttcaaaaaatatataaaatatttgaaattataatttataataaaacaaaattttcaaactaaaattaTCCCGCGATTTCAAaatgcggatcaaaatctagttttcttTTATTACTAGGGAATTTACAACTAATGccatctatactatactaaaagggggatataagccatggagagggtgtccacataggatagaaaaatcaaccaatcagagaacccgaaattgccatgtcatctcatttttttcgtaaaaaaataaaaaaacaatgcgaaggtgagaatcgaacccgggttagtatgatatatatataggacagttaccactaagccattgaaactttcttggacacatatacaagaaccactaagtatataatcacaaactcttatgtacatttacaataatatgaattcaactttcaagactccgatactttgttttgtaaaaaaaaaaataagtaagtgactaagctaatatattcttagaaagtgtgagaacgttgacaaatatgaaaaatcatagatttttgttttcgtgacaaagttaagaattttgtaaaagtaagtttaacatataaattttcgtgacaaatatgaaaaaacatagatttttgtaaaattttgacaaaagaactcataacatacttctctaatgtcttaataaaatattatttaagggtgcaataattaaatatattaattcaataaattttgtaatttatagacaaaacaataacacaacaaattttgaaacatttgtttaacctatcgattttttttcatgagaatccaactaaacaattagatttacaaatatttaattaccattttattcaattttgattaatttcaaattatcataatgtatctttttgaagttacaaatatgaaaaagcatagatttttgtacaatttgacaaaacaactcaaaacatatttttctaatgtcttaataaaatattatttaaggatgcaataattaaatatattaattcaataaatttaataatttatagacaaaacaatcccacaacaaattttgaaacatttgtttaaccaatcgatttttttttcatgagaatccaactaaacaattagatttacaaatatttaattaccattttattcaattttgattcattttaaattgtaataatgtatctttttgaagttacaaaaaaataatgttctttctttattacattatcattatatatagattctatatacacaaaataaatataatataacaacataaatttaccttccccgattcatatgaaaactttttaagttatccaccaaagcaaattaattaaatcaatgaaattgttaaaatacagcaaattaatatataattttattttaaattaaattatttaaaaagtgtattttcgttaaaacaaaataataaataagtaaaactgatttcatggtaatttttatgatatatatatatatatatatcaattctgtgaaagaaataaaagcttaatatgaaaaaaaatcttaaatacaaaaacctctaaaaattaacaaaaaaaactaataaattaaactatgatatcacttaaaagcttcttagaccatattaataaaatatttaagcgataattagacaaatttgatttttttttccagcaaaaagtttattattaattagcatcagttatttcaagatgtttaagaaatggtggacaaaaaaataggatgaacattaatgatatatgaactatgaatagtactttgtgaagcacacttagataacatatatgcACATACAttttcagtcctttttgatgcctaaattcaatttcttcagagtaattatttcacaaatagatcgtatgagatattgttttgatatgtagatttgttttttcaatgttaagaagattgataactgtaaaaatgtctcattcgtatatgatatgtctataaccgagtccccaacctgagacaagtttgtttaaaaagtaaataattttatttttcttatattatataataaatatatattatttactgataataaaaatatagttattcatctatcacaaatatctatgcaaatatgtgaatcaagtacaacaatcaaacaacataatgatttccacaaagaaaatttaaaaaatatatttatgttatgtagtcatattttatattttttaaataatataatacaatattatacattattttttagaattgagaaatacatataatatcttatccgcgcgtagcgctgttaaaaaatctagtttgttttaataatttagtccCGGCATGCCTCGGGGAGTATTATATGTTGATTGTTACCCGACAATTTATTAAACCATACCAAATCGGTTCTCAAATTCACCATGTATTTAATTATATGTTGACTATTAATAACCGACAATTTATAACCCATACCAAATCCTCGGTTATTATTTTGTCATACCAACACAATTGAAAACTAACAATGCTTCAGTCCATTATAATAAATGGTTACAGCCGTTTATATTTGGCTTTCAAGAGCTCCACCATTGTATATATGATAATGCTTTCATGTATGTGGCCGACTGTTTCAGCAATTGCTATATGGTTTTCGATATTTAATCCATTGATGCATTACAATGGTCAAACTTTGGGTAATTTCAGCCATTATAGAATTACTGCAAGCTCGGATGGATCATCTTTTGTTTCAGCTACTTAGATTTTTGTAGTTAAAGACTTTGTTATTGATACGTTTTGTTTTGATCTATAACTGTTTACTCATCGTTTGCTTAATGCTAAGACGGTCGTGTTGCATGATTAACtttttgtacttttttttttctcagcaACAAACAGTCTCATATAGACTCGGTAAACCAAACTGGTAGCTCTGCATCCATATAAACAACAAAAGAGGGTTGGTTGTTTGCAttgcgtgctagactatccacctttGAAATATGCGTCCTTGGTATGCTCTGAGCTGTAAAAACTACTTTGTGGGACCTTGATGTCTTTCAGATAACTTGCAAATGCAGGTCATTCTTCAGGTTCAGAAACCATCTTCATCAATTGAAAGTTTGATACAGTTTTTGATACAACTTACTGTAAATAACCAGTTAATAACCGACAAATTTGTAAATAACCAGTTTGATacagtttttgatgtttttgaatttttacagtAAGACTACCTTAATTTTTACGTGAAGTTATATGTAATCACGGGCTACATACAACATCTATGGGATATGATATATAGGGGATTCTTAAGTTCCACAAAAAGGgatgttgtattttttttttttcaataaggAATCGACAAGTTAAAGACAACACAAACTCATTGATTTTTTCATGCAAATTGGAAAACTTTTAATGATGCGATTTTGTTTTCTcctaagtagatttttttttctaaagttaGAAGTTTCCTAACATGTTCGCTAATTATGAATTACTTAGTCCTAAATTTACTCcgtaatatattaattaatgtaaatatattctGCTTGGCAGTAACACAACTTGAGCATCAAGgcttataataattatatatatactccaTTATCGGTCAGTAAGACCACaacaaatgtttttaaacccgatcCGGACACGAGTCAACAGATTaataaattgtataaatatgaatataatatttttaatcattgaaaaatataagatattatcgagttttatacaaaatatagtttaaatatttaaaattttgttttaacttcAGTTTTTATCGaccataaaataaatcatttgattaacttttaataataaataagaatTTTGGcttaaaaagaataaataattaaagaaaatatattataaaattaattttaaatctaaaatgaaTCTAAATACAATcttctaatttattttcaataacaaaaataaagtaatagtcgaatgtatttattttcaataacaaaaatcatatcatCTATTTATTTTGTCTGTCGAATGTATATATTCCCGGTTTTCCTAACCAAACTTGGTATAATTATTATCATCTATCATAGGGttgttatataaattttttctcTCTCCTTTATCTCCTCCCCTTCTCTTTTCCTCACGACCAACCAATCTTCATCAGATTTAACTCTCACCTCTGACATCCGGTGGTGCGTGCGGGCCTGTACCGGCGCCGAAGGGTTCCCCTCTCTCCCTTTGCTTCTACCTTTGCTTCTCCTTTTTCATTTGATTAATCTTTATGGTCCCCTCTCTCTTCGTCTTGTCCGTTGCTCTGCTCCTAGGGTCTTTCCGGTGCTGTCTTCGCACATGAGAAGCTTTGGCGTCGGTGTAGTGAGTGGCAGAGGCGATGCATTGGCATGGTGGTCAAATGATCCATgtgaaatttggaaaaataatactttgttaaatattatagattgaCCTTAGTCAATTATTTTGATTGACCCTAATTAATTTAATCAAACTTGTTTAACCCAATTTCAAACTATACAAATTAATTACTAGCCCAATAATGTATATAAAccattacaaaaaataaaataaactaagcccatcaaaacaaataaaccCAATTatcatcccttatatattaaaaaagaagcatTGCGACATATTTTtggtagccacatgtcatcactacaatcatttttagaatctttagaaaaatatgttggtccatataaatatataataagctttttattaaactaaccataaattaatcataaattttcttcattgtttccataaataaaattcacgaaattgcctaatgtggctaaagtatatatgacaattaatgattttgattaatgaagatttgataaaaattagtctattctctatcatattttaaaatttcaacttattaaaataaattaaacaaccacataaactatataataaaaatttagtttttttcgtatatgttctattttgaatttttaaaacaaatataaatgactaaagttgttaaaaatctcacattaacatttttgtgatccatggtttaaaatttcagttataacaagatacaaatgattatgaaattacataagtaagaagtctcatttaataaatattatatatatgtacattaatattttttaaaaataaattatataccatataaaatacataagtattttaatttcgaaatttgctttgaatttttttgataaacattttgaacaattattgacaacttaatatttagattttaaactttgacttgaatgttttaaaaattataaattactacaACTATTAAATAtcccacaaatttttttattgttatcagcgatttaaaatttttgttataaataaatacaaatgatcaaaaataacatgagtataaaatatttttaacagatgtcaatgttaaaaatgtactatatatctatgttaatatcatttaaacttaattttatatcatataaaatagaaaaagtgtttgtttagattaataaaatttatttaaatatttgtaccaatttaattatgtacgtaatagtttttaaatttttagttattcaatataaatttattatttcataatatgtaaaaaatatacaatacttaaaaataatttatatataacatttatccCGTACAagacgcggatcttaacctagttgtTATTATACTTAGAACCTAGTTATACTAAGAGATCTCGTTATACTAATACTAACGACCTAATTATTtagtttcttcttctgcttttaTTTTTCCCTGTCATGAATCATGAACCTTTGTTGTAAGTCTGAAACCTGATCCAATTTGGTTTTAAAGTCAaggtaattattttattttttaactttatgaGTAGTTTTTCTTCTGTAAATTCTaaattcaatgttttttttttttgctagcaTTTGGTTCAATGTTACATTGAGATGTTCTAGATTTTGTGAGTTAATTTAGAAAGTAAAATCTATAGAGAATTAAACCCTTCTTAGCTTTAGTGGGATGTAGACGAATATAAGCTACGCTAGGATTGTTTTGAAGCTTGTGAATGAAACGGTTTGATGTAGAGGAGGGCTAGATTAGGCTACGAttgttttaaaagtttaatttacTTATCATATCATTAGTATACATTTTGTTATTCTGATAAAAAAActgtatttcattttattttatttatgtagatATTATCAAAAACAATGGATCGGTttgtaataaaaagaaaaattctacCACCGAGGATTAGTGTGGATGATTTGGCATTTGATCTAGCTAAGCGAAAAAGAATTTGAGAGTATGATCATAATCATATAGATGAGGTATGACGCATATATTTGACTAGAGGACCTTGTCAACCTCGCGGTCAtacttttaaacaaaaatcaatagGAGGTGTATGGTGACGTTTTAATCCACAATAGTTTGACCAGTATCCTGATTGGTTAGAGTATAGTGTagaataaaaaatgatttttgcTTGTTTTGTTAGTTGTTCAGATTTCAAGTTGGAAAACAAGGTGGGAGTGATACTTTTGCATCAATGGGTTTTCTAGCTGGAATAAGGTTGATAGTTTCAGTAAGCATGTGGGAGATCATTCTAGTTTACACAATGATGCTAAAAATAAATGTGAATATTTGATGAGACAAGGTCAGTCTATCAAACATGCTTTACATAAGCAAACTGATATTGTGAAAAGTGATTATCGAATCTGCTTGGGCGCTTCGATTGATGTTTGTAGACACTTATTACATCAGGGTTTAACTTTTCATGCTCATGATGAGAAAGAAGAGTCAACAAACAAAGGCAATTTCTCAGAGATTTTGAAGTATACAACCAGACATAACGAGGCTGTGAAAAAACTTGTGTTGCACAATGCTCCTAAAATAACCAGATGACATCTCCTCATGTCTGTGAAAAAACTTGTCTTGCAATGCGTTGGAGCTTCTTGCAAGAGAAAGCTTATACTCACTGAAAGTAATCGCAACATAATGTAAGAGGGGATAAGTAAGG
Above is a window of Brassica napus cultivar Da-Ae chromosome A10, Da-Ae, whole genome shotgun sequence DNA encoding:
- the LOC106432240 gene encoding 11-beta-hydroxysteroid dehydrogenase-like 4A isoform X1, with product MALINKILNIFLPIVTFSLLVVFMPISILFSLFGFIRNSKESDKVNGKVVIITGSSSGIGEVSEFLPVFSKSMIKSFGQWLKKINIYKFYNFIIVKHLAYEYARRGAFLTLVARREDRLRLVANRCRRLGSPDVAVVRGDVSVIEDCKRFIEETISRFGRLDHLVNNAGIAEAKFFEDYLQISDVLPIMNTNFWGPVYTTHFAIPHLKKTKGKIVAVASPAGWSGVPRMSIYAASKAAMINFYETIRIELGPEIGVTIVFPGLVENGNTNPDLLAEKQDWSQVVAIESATECAKAVVNGICRGKTFLAEPSWVRVLFWLSILCPELLISKPKRN
- the LOC106432240 gene encoding 11-beta-hydroxysteroid dehydrogenase-like 4A isoform X2 — encoded protein: MALINKILNIFLPIVTFSLLVVFMPISILFSLFGFIRNSKESDKVNGKVVIITGSSSGIGEHLAYEYARRGAFLTLVARREDRLRLVANRCRRLGSPDVAVVRGDVSVIEDCKRFIEETISRFGRLDHLVNNAGIAEAKFFEDYLQISDVLPIMNTNFWGPVYTTHFAIPHLKKTKGKIVAVASPAGWSGVPRMSIYAASKAAMINFYETIRIELGPEIGVTIVFPGLVENGNTNPDLLAEKQDWSQVVAIESATECAKAVVNGICRGKTFLAEPSWVRVLFWLSILCPELLISKPKRN